TCGCTGAGCTCCAGCGTGATGCCCATCTGCTTGGCCGACTCGTTGACTCGGCGCATGTACAGGTCGGCGATCTCGAGGATCTCCTCTCGCTTCAGATGCTGGAATACGATGACTTCGTCAACTCGGTTGATGAACTCAGGTCGGAAGGTCTTCTTCATCTCGTCCAGCATGCGCCGCTTCATGTTCTCGTACACCTTCGGATCGCTCGGATCCTCTCGCGTATCGGCGAAACCGAGGCGGCTGTCAAGCTCGATCGGCCGTACGCCGACGTTACTCGTCATGATAATGATCGTATTTCGGAAGTCCACCTGTCGGCCTTGCGAGTCGGTCAAGTGACCGTCTTCCATGACCTGCAGCAGGATGTTGAAAACGTCCGGGTGGGCCTTCTCAATCTCGTCGAGCAGGACGACGCTGTACGGGTTGCGGCGAACCTGTTCGGTTAGCTGGCCACCCTCATCGTATCCCACATAGCCCGGAGGCGCGCCCACCAGTCGGCTGACCGAAAACCGCTCCATGTACTCGCTCATGTCGATGCGAATCATGTTCGATTCCTTGTCAAACAGGTAGGCGGCCAGGGCCTTGGCGAGCTCGGTCTTACCGACACCCGTGGGGCCGAGGAAGATGAACGAACCCATGGGCCGCTTCGGATCGCGCAGACCTGAGCGGCTGCGGCGAATCGCTCGCGAAACGGCCGAGACGGCGTCGTGCTGACCGATGATCCGCTCGTGGAGGTCGTCCTCCATGCGCAGAAGCTTGGCCGACTCGCTCTCCTTGACCATGTTCACCGGGATACCGGTCCAACTCTGGACAATGAGCGCGATCTCGTGATCCGTGACGATGGCAGGGCCCTTCTCTTCGGCCATCCACAGATCCTCGCGGTTCGCGATCGACTCTTCGAGCTCTTCGATTTCCGTTTGGAGCTTGAGAGTCGCGTCGTCGGTCTCGCTCTTGCGTCGCAGGTGGTCGAGTTCGGACTTCATCTTGCTCGCCTTCACGCGGTCCTGTCGGACGTCGAGCGGAGGCAGGCTCATCTGCAGTCGAACGCGGCTGGCAGCTTCATCGATCAGGTCGATGGCCTTGTCAGGCAAGCTGCGATCAGTGATATATCGCTGCGAAAGCTGCACCGAAGCGATCAGCGCATCGTCCGTGATTTCCACGTTGTGGTGAACCTCGTAGCGCTCGCGCAGACCCTTCAGGATGTCGGTTGCCTCTTCCTCGTTCGGTTCGCGCACCTTCACAGCTTGGAAGCGTCGTTCCAGCGCCGCGTCACGCTCAATGTACTTGCGGAACTCTTCCTGGGTCGTCGCGCCGACGCATTGCAGTTCGCCTCGTGCCAGAGCAGGCTTCATGATGTTGCTGGCGTCGATGGCCCCTTCGGCGGCGCCCGCTCCAACCAGCGTGTGAAGCTCGTCGATGAAGAGAATCACTTGGCCCTCGGACCGGCGGACCTCTTCCATGACCTTCTTCATGCGCTCTTCAAACTCACCGCGGTACTTCGTGCCCGCGACCAAGCCGGCAAGGTCCAGCGCAATGATTCGCTTGTCGGCGAGCAAGTCGGGAACGTCGCCCTGCACGATTCGCAGCGCAAGCCCTTCGGCGATGGCGGTCTTGCCGACACCGGGTTCGCCGATCAAGCACGGGTTGTTCTTCGTGCGTCGGCTAAGGATCTGCATGACGCGCTCGATTTCAGATTGGCGGCCCACCACGGGGTCCAGCTTGCCTTCGCGGGCAAGGTCGGTC
The sequence above is drawn from the Chthonomonas sp. genome and encodes:
- a CDS encoding ATP-dependent Clp protease ATP-binding subunit, giving the protein MWQRFTERARKVVFFAQEEAQKFGEGYVSTEHLLLGLVRESDSVAARVLEKLGVSLSRIRQEVEKQLPRGDARPSQEMTLTPRAKRVIDLAYDEARNLNNNYIGTEHLLLGLIREGDGLAGRVLAKLGVELERARREVLALQDNESSGGRSTGSSRSSSSSSERSSGGQKTATLDEFGRDLTDLAREGKLDPVVGRQSEIERVMQILSRRTKNNPCLIGEPGVGKTAIAEGLALRIVQGDVPDLLADKRIIALDLAGLVAGTKYRGEFEERMKKVMEEVRRSEGQVILFIDELHTLVGAGAAEGAIDASNIMKPALARGELQCVGATTQEEFRKYIERDAALERRFQAVKVREPNEEEATDILKGLRERYEVHHNVEITDDALIASVQLSQRYITDRSLPDKAIDLIDEAASRVRLQMSLPPLDVRQDRVKASKMKSELDHLRRKSETDDATLKLQTEIEELEESIANREDLWMAEEKGPAIVTDHEIALIVQSWTGIPVNMVKESESAKLLRMEDDLHERIIGQHDAVSAVSRAIRRSRSGLRDPKRPMGSFIFLGPTGVGKTELAKALAAYLFDKESNMIRIDMSEYMERFSVSRLVGAPPGYVGYDEGGQLTEQVRRNPYSVVLLDEIEKAHPDVFNILLQVMEDGHLTDSQGRQVDFRNTIIIMTSNVGVRPIELDSRLGFADTREDPSDPKVYENMKRRMLDEMKKTFRPEFINRVDEVIVFQHLKREEILEIADLYMRRVNESAKQMGITLELSDAVKDLLVDKGYDPNMGARPLRRAVQRFIEDPISEELLLGRFTEGDSVLAELDGEQVVFVKKEQKPPKKKEKAGTAG